Within the Streptomyces vilmorinianum genome, the region GGCGCCCGGACGGACGCCGACGCCCAGCTTCTCCTTGATCTTCTTCTCGATCTCGTCGGCGAGGTCGGGGTTGTCCTTCAGGAAGTTGCGGGCGTTCTCCTTGCCCTGGCCGAGCTGGTCGCCCTCGTACGTGTACCAGGCGCCGGCCTTGCGCACGAAGCCGTGCTCCACGCCCATGTCGATCAGGCCGCCCTCTCGGCTGATGCCCTGGCCGTAGAGGATGTCGAACTCGGCCTGCTTGAAGGGCGGCGCGACCTTGTTCTTGACGACCTTGACGCGGGTGCGGTTACCGACCGCGTCCGTGCCGTCCTTGAGGGTCTCGATGCGGCGGATGTCGAGACGCACCGACGCGTAGAACTTCAGGGCGCGGCCACCGGTCGTGGTCTCGGGCGAGCCGAACATCACGCCGATCTTCTCGCGGAGCTGGTTGATGAAGATCGCGGTGGTCTTGGACTGGTTGAGCGCGCTGGTGATCTTCCGGAGGGCCTGGCTCATCAGACGGGCCTGGAGACCCACGTGCGAGTCACCCATCTCACCCTCGATCTCCGCACGCGGGACGAGCGCGGCGACGGAGTCGATGACGATCAGGTCGAGGGCGCCGGAGCGGACCAGCATGTCGACGATCTCGAGGGCCTGCTCACCGTTGTCCGGCTGGGACAGGATGAGGTTGTCGATGTCGACCCCGAGCTTCTTCGCGTACTCGGGGTCGAGGGCGTGCTCGGCGTCCACGAACGCGACCTGGCCGCCGGCCTTCTGGGCGTTGGCGACGGCGTGCAGGGTCAGGGTCGTCTTACCGGAGGACTCCGGTCCGTAGATCTCCACGACACGGCCGCGGGGCAGTCCGCCGACACCGAGGGCGATGTCGAGGGCGGTCGAGCCGGTGGAGATCACCTCGATCGGCTCCTGGGTGCGGTCGCCCATGCGCATCACGGCACCCTTGCCGAATTGCCGTTCAATCTGCGCGAGGGCGGCATCGAGTGCCTTCTCGCGGTCGGTACCTGCCATGGGTTCCACCCGGTTTGCTTGAGTCGATCGCTTCATGTGAAAGACGCTAACCCCTGCCACTGACAATGGGCCCCGGCGTCCCTCCGACCTGTGGATAACTCGCCCATAACCCCGCGATTCCAGGGGCCGGAATCCCATAAGAATGGATGTTCGATTTTGATGTCAAGCGCACCACGCCCGGATCCGGGTGCGGTCCTGTGACTGAGCGTTCCGGTTGGCCACTGAGCGCCGCACTTGGCCGATCGGGTTCGGGCAAGGACCGGGACGCGCGTTGCATACCTCGCCTGGGCGGCCGATCGGTGGTCGGGCCCGCTTCCGACCGCAGTGCGGCTCGTCTCGGCGTCGCTGGCCGCAGCCGGGAGCCGGGCAAACTGCCTAAGGATCTCCTAGGACCACCAGCTCGGCCACCTTCGCCTCCCGGCGCTGCGTCAACGTCGTCAGTCCCTGGCCCCGGCCGGCCTACCGCTCCTGGCCGGACGTGTTCCACGACGAGACGGGTGGCGTGCTCCGAGCCGGGTGCGCTCCCGACGGCGGCATGCGGACGACCGCGACGCCGCCGTCCAGGTCCACCGTCGTCCGGTTCGGCGGCGCTCCGTCCTCCTCGTCGTCGCGCATCAGCAGCGCCGACTGCCGTTCCTTGAGTTCGTTCTGCTTCCCCGGCGAGAAGTTCGCGTGGAGCTGCTCGAAGCGGGTCGCCGAGATCTGGCCCTGCCGGGCGCTGTTGCGCCACGGCAGCGCTCCGGCTCGCCCGGCACGGAGAAGCAGCTGATCCGCGAAGGCGACGACGGTCAGCAGGATGACCAGTCCGGGCAAGGTCACGAAGACGGCGAACTCCATGGCCTCAGTATCCGGGGCGGGCGGCGATCGAAGGAGGGATTGCCGGGCATAGGCCCGCGCCCGGCTCCACGAGGCCCAAACCAGTCGTCGAACGATCATGATCCCTGCCATCCTGGCCCGCATGAATCAGAACCCCGTCGACCAGGCCCGACGTCTCGTCCGTGACCGTTTCCCCGAGGCGCTCGCCGTCGTCCTCGCCGGGTCGACGGCCACGGGGCGGGATACGGCGGGAAGCGACCTGGACATCGCCGTGCTCATCGAGGACGGCGGCGAGAGCTGTCGGGAGACGATCCGGTTCGAGGGGCGGGTCGTGGAGCTGTTCGTTCACACCTGGGCCGGTCTCGTGGAGCTCTTCGCCACGGATGCCGCCGCGCGCCGCGGGGTCCTGCAGAGCATGTACGCCACCGGACTCGTCCTACTCGACTCGAACGGCGCGGCCGGGCGGGCCCGTTCGCTCGCCGAGGAGGGGCTCCGCACAGGCCCGCCGGCGCTGGATCCGGCGACCGTCGAGACCAGGAGGTACGGGCTGACGGACGCGCTGGACGATCTCGTCGACGCGGCCGACCGCATCGAGGCCCTGGCGGTCGCCGGGTTCGTCCTCGGCACCGCGGCTGATCTGCTCTGCGACCACCACCGCGCCTGGATCGGCGGCGGGAAGTGGCTGCCCCGGCGCCTCATGGAGGCGGACCCCGAACGCGGTGCCGCCCTTCTCGAAGGACACCTGCGCCTGTGCGAGTCGGGCGACCCCACCGCCCTGCTCGACGCGACGTCGGAGATCCTCGACCTCGCCGGCGGGCCGCTGCGCGAGGGGTACCGCAGGACCTGGAACGGCGCCATCGATTCGGTCGCCGCCGCCCGGCGCTGACCGGGTGCCGGCGCCCGGTCAGCGCCGGTCAGCGCCGGTCAGCGCCGGGCGGCGACAGGACGCAGCCGGGCCGGCGTGCCCGCGCCTATCCTTCCTGGCATGGCCCTCCCCTTCCGCGTCCGTGGCCGCCGCGTGTCCCCACGGGCCGCCGACGCCACCGTGGCGCTGGTCGTCACGCTCGTCGTGGTCGTCTGGACGCTGGTGTCCGCGCGGTACGCGAGCGAGCCCGTCGCCCGTACGGTCGTCGGCTGGGCGCTCATCGCGATCGGGTGCGGTGCGCTGTACTTCCGCCGCCGGGTGCCGGTCACGGTCGCGGTCGTCACGCTGCTCGCTTGCGCGGTCTACTACCCGGTGTCCATGCAGGACGGGCCGCTGATGATCGCCTTCGCGCTCGCGCTCTACACCACGGCCGCGGAGGGCCGGTTCGCCGCCGCCGTCGCGCTCGCCGCCATCACGCTGCTCGCCGTCGGGCTCGGCGAGATCCGGCAGGAGCCGGGGCGCCGGCAGATCGACGACACCTCGCTGGCGATGCTGTCCGGCTGGCTGATCAGCCTGGTCGCCGTGGGCCGCGCCCAGCGCACCCGGCTCGCCTATCTGCACGAGGTGGAGCAGCGGGCGCTCGCCGCCGAGCGGGAGCAGGAGGCGCGGGCGCGGCAGAGCGCCACCGAGGAGCGGCTGCGGATCGCCCGCGAGCTGCACGACGTGCTCGGTCACAGCATCTCGCTGATCAACGTCCAGTCCGGTGCCGTACTGCACCGGCTGGGCAAGAAGCCGGAGCCCGGCGTCGCACTGGCCGCCGCCGAGGAGGCGCTGGAGGCGGTGAAGGCCACCAGCAAGGACGCGCTGCGCGAGCTGCGCGCGACGCTCGGGGTGCTGCGTCAGGCCGACGAGTCCGCGCCGACCTCGCCGACCTCGGGTCTCGCCCTGCTCGGAGAGCTGGTGGAGCGGGCCAGGAGCACGGGTCTCGACGTCCGTACGGAGCTGAGCGGTACGCCCGTACCGCTGGCGCCGCCGGTCGATCTCGCCGCGTACCGGATCGTGCAGGAGTCGCTGACCAATGTGACCCGGCATTCCGGGGCCCGTACCGCGACGGTCGCGCTCGACTGGCGTACGGACGAACTGCGCCTGCGGATCGAGGACGACGGCGAGGGAGCTCCGGAGGAGCGGCCGCAGGGCAGCGGCATCCGCGGCATGGCCGAGCGCGCCCGGGCGTTCGGCGGCGAACTGACCGCGCGCAGCACCGCCGAGGGTTTCCGGGTCGACGCCCGGCTGCCGCTCGGAACACCGCCTTCCGCCATCTCTAAGGGGGACCTTCGATGATCCGCGTCGTACTCGCCGACGACCAGACACTGGTCCGGGCCGGGTTCCGCTCGATCCTGGCCGACGAGGACGACATCGAGGTGGTCGGGGAGGCCGCGGACGGCGAGCAGGCGATCGCGCTCGCCCGTGAACTGCGCCCGGACGTGGTCCTGATGGACATCCGGATGCCGGGCCTCGACGGTCTGGAGGCCACCCGCCGGATCACCGCCGACCCCCGGCTCGAAGGGGTCCGGGTGGTCATCCTGACGACCTTCGACGTCGACGACTACGTGTACGGGGCGCTGCGCGCCGGGGCGAGCGGCTTCCTTGTCAAGGACACCGAGCCGATGGAGCTGCTGCACGGGGTACGGGTGGTGGCGCGAGGCGACGCGCTGATCGCCCCGGCGGTCACCCGCCGGCTGATCGCGGAGTTCGCGGGCCGCTCCAGGCAGCCGGACCCGAGCCCGCGCCTGAACGCCCTGACCGAGCGGGAGCGCGAGGTCATGGGCCTGGTGGGGGCGGGGCTCTCCAACGACGAGATCGCCCGGCGTCTCGTCCTCTCCCCGGCGACCGCCAAGACCCATGTCAGCCGGATCATGACCAAGCTCGACGTCCGCGACCGGGCGCAGCTGGTGATCCTGGCGTACGAGTCGGGGATGATCACGCCCGGCTGGCTGACGTAGCTCCCCCTAGGGGACACGCGCGCGTGGGCGCAACTCCTGGGGTACGCGCGCGTGGGGCGACGCAACCGTGGGGGTACGCCCACTGACCACCGCCGGGCGACGCCGCGCCCGTAGCCGTACGCCGACGCTGGCAGCGTGAATCCAGACGTCCTCGATCTCGCCCGGCTGCAGTTCGCCCTCACGGCGGGCGGCCACTTCCTCTTCGTCGCCCTCACGCTGGGGCTCGCGACCGTCGTCGCCGTGATCCAGACCGTGGCGACGATCGGACGGAAGCCGCTGCACGCGCGCATGGTGCGGTTCTGGGGCCAGCTGTACGTGATCAATTACGCGGTCGGGATCGTCACCGGCATCGTGATGGAGTTCCAGTTCGGGATGAGCTGGAGCGGTCTCACCCACTACGCGGGCAATGTCTTCGGCGCCTCGCTCGCGGTCGAGACGATCGTCGCGTTCTTCGTCGAGTCGACGTTCCTGGGCCTGTGGATCTTCGGCTGGCACCGGTTCAATCGCTGGGTCCATCTGGCGATGATCTGGGTCGTCACGCTGACCGCGTATCTGTCCGCGTACTGGATCCTGGTCTCCAACGGCTTCCTCAACCACCCGGTGGGACACCGGACGGAGGGCGGGAAGCTGGTCCTGGACGACCCGGTCGCCGTGCTGACGAACCCCTCTGCCCTGCAGGCGTTCGGGCACATCCTGGCCGGGGCGCTGCTGACGGCCGGTTTCTTCGTCGCCGGGGTCAGCGCGTACCACCTGTTCCGGCGCTCGCCCGAGTGGGAGTTCTTCGGCAAGAGCCTGCGGATCGGCGTGTTCCTGGCCTTCCCCGCGCTGATGGTCACCGCCGTCTTCGGCGACATCCAGTTCGCCGCGCTGCGCACCCTCCAGCCCATGAAATCGGCCGTGTTCAGCCAGAAGACTGCCGAAATCGCCCAGCTCCAGGCGGACATGGTCGCCCGCTTCGGTCCCGGCGAGTACGTCCCCTCCGAGGCGTGGACCCGGGGCGGCGGTCTCGTCATGCTCATCTGCTTCGCCCTGATGATGTACTTCACCTTCGCCGGCGTGATCCTGGCCTGTTTCAAGAAGGTCGTCTTCCGCTTCCGGCTGTGGCATCTGGCACTGATGGCCGCCGTGCCGCTGCCCTACCTCGCGATGATCAGCGGCTGGGTCTTCCGCGAGGCGGGCCGCCAGCCCTGGGTCGTGTACGGGCTGCTGAAGACCGAGGACGCCGTCTCCGGCCTCTCCCCCGGCGCGATGCGCGCCTCGCTGATCGTCTTCACCACCCTCTACGCGCTGCTCGTCGTCCTCAATGCCTGGCTGCTGGCCCGGTACGCCCGCCGGGGCCCGGCCGCCGACTCCGGTCTCGGCCACGACGACCGGGCGGCGGACGAGAACCCCGCCGACTCCCTGCCCGCCACCAGCTACTGAGGAGCGGACCGTGACCAGCCTCGACATCCTCGCCATCGCCCTGCTCGCCTTCTTCGCCACCGGCTACTTCGTACTCGCCGGCGCGGACATCGGGACCGGGATGCTCACCCCCTACCTCGGTCGCACCGACCACGAACGCCGCCTGGTCATCACCTCCTTCGCCCCCTTCTTCCTGGGCAACGAGGTGTGGCTGATCGCCACCGCGGGCGTACTCGTCGGCTGCTTCCCCGACCTCGAAGGGGAGCTGCTGTCCGGCCAGTTCGCGGTGCTCGTGCCGCTGCTCACGGGCTGGATCGTCCGTGACATCGGACTGTGGTCGCGCGGCCGGGGGCCGGGGCCGCGCTGGCGCGCACTGTGCGACGGGGCGGTGGTGTGCGGCAGTTGGACGGTCGCGCCGGCCTGGGGATGGCTGCTGGCCGGGCTGCTGACCGGTACGCCGTACGAGGCCGCCACCGGCCCCACCGCGATCCTCACCGCCCTCGCCGTGGCCGCGCTGTTCGCCGCGCACGGGCTCGGTTTCGCCACGCTCCGGCTGACCGGCCTGCCGTACGAACGCGCCCGGCTGCTGGTGGGGCGGACCGGTTCCTGGCAGTCCTTCGCCCTGACCGCCGTCCTGCTCGGCGCACTCCCCGCGCTCGCCGGAAGCACGCTCCCGCTGACCGAGCACGCCGCGGACGGCGCCACGCTCGCCCTGCTCGTCCCCGCGCTGCTCGTCCTCACCCCGCTGCTCGTCGCCGCCCAGGTGTGGACCTGGCGCACGTTCCGGCACCGGGTGACCCGTCCCTCGTACCTGTGACTCCACGACGTCACTCCCAGAGGACGTCACTCCCAGAAGGAGAAAAGACCATGACCGTCACGCGGGAGAGCGCTCCCCCGACGACTCGGCGGGGCAGCGTCTTCGAGCGCCTGGCCACTTTCTCGTACCGCCACCGCTGGTCCGCCGTGCTGCTCTGGATCGTGGTGGTGGCCGCCGCGACCGGCGCGTCGACGGCCGTCGGCAGCGCGTACCACAACGACTTCTCGCTGCCCGGTACCGATTCGCAGGCGGCGCGGACCGTCCTGGAGAGCCACGGCTCCGCCCAGGCCACGGACGCGACCCTGCAGATCGTCGTGAAGGACGAGAAGGGCGTCCGCGAGAAGACGGTCCACGCGCGCGTGGAGGGGCTGCTCGACAGGGTCGAGGGGCTCCCCGGCGTGACGGACGTCCGCGGTCCGTACGAGGACGGGGCCGCCGTCTCCGCGGACGGAACCGTCGGCTACGCCACCGTCACCCTCGACGGCGAGGCGGCGAACACGGACCGCACCGAGGTCCTGAAGATCATCGAGACCGTGCGCGCGGCCCAGGGCGACGGGCTGACCGCCGCCGTCGGCGGTGACGCGGCACGCGGCGCCGAGGAGGGCGGAGGCGGCGCGGCCGAGGGCGCGGGGATGCTGGGCGCCCTGGTCATCCTGGTCTTCCTGTTCGGTTCCCTGGTCGCCGCGAGCCTGCCCGTGGTCACCGCGGTCTTCGCGGTCGGCAGCTCGATCGGGCTGATCGCGCTGGCCTCGCATCTCGCGGACGTCGCGGACTTCACTCCGCCGGTCATGATGCTGGTCGGTCTCGGCGTCGGCATCGACTACGCGCTGCTGATCTTCTCCCGCTACCGCGGTGAGCTGCTGCAGGGCGCCGAGCCCGAACAGGCAACCCGGACCTCCCTCGACGCGGCGGGACGCACCGTCTTCTTCGCGGGCTGCACGGTGATCATCGCGCTGATGGGGCTGGTCGCGCTCGGACTCGGCTCGCTCCAGGGCGTGGCCCTCGCCGTCGCCCTGACCGTCCTGGTCACCATGGCCGCCTCCCTCACCCTGCTCCCGGCGCTGCTCGGGATCTTCGGCCGCCGGATCCAGCGGCAGGTCGCCGGGCGGGCCGCGAAGGCCGAGAGCCGCGGGCGGGTCGAGGGCGCCCGGTGGCGCAGCTGGGCGACGGCGGTGCAGAAGCGGCCGTGGGCCGCGCTCCTGGTCTCCGTGGCGGCGCTCGGCGCGCTCGCCGCGCCCGCGCTCGACCTGCGGCTCGGCTTCGCCGACGCCGGCAACGACGCCCCGGCGAAGTCCAGCAGGCAGGCGTACGACCTGCTGGCCGAAGGCTTCGGTCCCGGGTTCAACGGACCGCTGATCGTGGTCGTGGACAGCAGCGCGGGCGGCGGCGAGAGGGGCGAGGGCGGCGAGCGGGCCGGGAACGAGCTGCGCCGGGTCCTGGAGAACACGGACGGCATCGCGGCGGCGACCGCGCCGATCCCGACGAAGGACGCCGCCGTCTCCACCGTCATCGCCTTCCCCGATTCGGCTCCTCAGGCCGAGGCGACCTCGGAGCTCGTCGACCGTCTGCGGTCGGACGTCCTGCCGCCGCTGGAACGGACGACCGGCGCCGATCTGCTCGTCGGCGGACCGACGGCGGCCACCGAGGACTTCGCGTCCACCGTCTCCGACCGGATGCCACTGTTCGTCGCGATCGTCGTCGGCCTCTCCGCCCTCCTACTGCTCCTCGTCTTCCGGTCCGTGCTCATCCCGGTGAAGGCGGCGGTGCTCAACCTGGTCAGCATCGGAGCGGCGCTCGGCGTGATCACGCTGGTCTTCCAGCACGGCTGGTTCGGGGTGCAGCCCGGACCGATCGAGGCGTTCATCCCCGTCATGATCTTCGCGATCGTCTTCGGGCTCTCGATGGACTACGAGGTCTTCCTGCTCTCCCGGATCCACGAGGAGTGGGAGCGCACCAAGGACCCGCAGGGCGCTGTACGGGAGGGCCTGGCGGCGACCGGAAAGGTCATCACCGCCGCCGCCGCGATCATGATCGTGGTGTTCGCGGCCTTCGTCCTCAGCCCCGACCGGATGCTGCAGCAGTTCGGCCTCGGCCTCGCCGTGGCGATCCTGCTGGACGCGGTCGTCATCCGCTGTCTGATCGTGCCGGCGGTGATGCAGCTGCTCGGCCGGCGCGCGTGGTGGCTCCCCGCGCCGTTGCGGCGGATCCTGCCGGAGGTACGGCTGGAACACCACTGACCGGGAAGGCGGTCAGGCGCCGCCCTCCGGCGGCGGCGCCTGCTCGCCCTGCTCCTTCTTGTGCTGCAGCGCCTTCTGCAGCCGGGCGACGACAGCCTCCCCGTAGCGGCGGTGGCCGTGGACGCGCGGGTCGTCGGTCACGTCGTACCGCTTCACATAGGCGCCGAGGAACCCCTGGAGGGTGGCGACCGCCGGGATGGCGATCAGCGCGCCGACCGCGCCGAGCAGCGCCGTACCGGCGATCACCGAGCCGAAGGCCACCGCCGGATGGATGTCCACGGTCTTGGACGTCAGTTTCGGCTGGAGGATGTAGTTCTCGAACTGCTGGTAGACCACGACGAAGACCAGCACCCACAGCGCGTACCAGGGGTTCTCGGTGAACGCGATCAGCATGGGCAGCGCGCCCGCCAGATACGTGCCGATGGTCGGGATGAACTGCGAGACCAGGCCGACCCAGACCGCGAGCGCGGGCGCGTACGGAACGCCCAGGAACTCCAGCAGGATGAAGTGCGCGACGCCGGAGATCAGCGCCATCAGGCCGCGGGAGTAGAGGTAGCCGCCGGTCTTGTCGACGGCGATCTCCCAGGCCCGCAGCACCTCGGTCTGGCGGGCCGGGGGCAGTACGGAGCACAGGGCGCGGCGCAGCCGGGGACCGTCGGCGGCGAAGTAGAACGAGAACAGGAAGATCGTCAGCAGCTTGAAGAGGCCGCCGAGGACCGTGGCGGAGACGTCGAGGACGCCGGTCGCGCTGTTCTGCACGTACTTCCGCAGCCAGTCGGAGCGGAGCACGCTGTCCTGGACCTCGACCCGGGACAGCTCGGTGTGGAAGGTCTGGTTGATCCAGTTGATCAACGAGTCGAGGTACTTGGGGAAGTTCTCGACCATGTCGACGATCTGGCCCGCCAGCATCGAGCCGAGCAGCACCACGAAGCCGACACTGACGACCATCACGGTGAGGAAGACGAGGAACGTGGCGAGTCCCCGCCGCATGCCCCGGGCGGCCATGCGCCCGACGGCCGGCTCTATGGCGAGGGCCAGGAAGAACGCGAGCAGGATGTTGACAAGGAGCCCGATGAGCTGATGGAAGGCCCAGCTGCCCAGCTGGAAGCAGGCGTAGAGCGCGAGGGCGAGCACCAGGGCGCGCGGCAGCCAGCGGGGCATCCGGGCGGCGGGCCGCGCTGCACCGGTGGCTTCGGGGCCTTCGGGGGCTTCGGGGGCAGGTGCTTCGGTTGCTTCAGGTGCTGCGGGTACTCCACGTGCACCGGACGCGGACGTACCGGTTCCGGACGGACCAGGGACGGCCGGCTCGCCGCCGGGCACTGGCACGTCGGTGAGGACAGGGGCGGTGCGCACGGCCGTCGGCCCGCCGGTCCCCGCCTCCGGGGCTCTCCCGGTCACGGCCTGGTCGGAGGCCCTGTCGGCGTGCCCGTGGGCGGACCCACGGGCGGTCGTCTTGTCGGTCTCGTCGGTTTCGTCAGTCGGAGCCACCCCGCCAGTCTCGCGCACCGCGCGGACAATCCGTCCCGGCCCTCCGCGTCAGCGTTTGTCGGCCGGTACGTCGACGGCCGCGCAGACCGCCCGCCACACGTCCTTCGCCTCCCAGCCGGCGTCCAGTGCCTCACGCACCGTACGGCCGCCCAGTTCGGACATCACATGGTCCCGCGCGAAGGACTCGGCGTAGGCCCCACCGAAGTGGTCCGCCATCCGCTCCCAGAAAATCGTCAACCGCATGCCCCCAGTATCCCGCCCCCAAGAGTGCAGCCCGCTGCTTAGGCCTTGTCACGTGCTGTCGGCGGCCTACGGTCGGACCATGGCTGGAACTCCTGTCGCGACTCCGCACGCGACCCCCCTCGCCCGCGCCGAGCACTTCATCTGGCTGACGGCCCGCGTGCTCGAACAGCGGCGGTTCGCCTATCACTTCCTGCGCGGTGGCGCGGAACCCGTCGAGGTCGCCCTCACGGCCTACCTCAACGAGGACGGCGGTTACGGCCACGCGCTCGAACCCGACCTGCGCGGCCCGGTCAGCCAGCCGCTGCACACCGGGCACGCGCTGCGGGTCCTCGACTCCATCGGCCGCTGCGGCGGGCTGCGGGTCGAGCGGATCTGCCGTTATCTCACCGAGGTGTCCACGGTGGACGGCGCGCTGCCCGCGGTCCACCCGTCGCTGCGCGGCTATCCCGCCGCGCCCTTCGTACCGATCGTCGACGACCCGCCCAGCGCGCTGCTGTCCACCGGCCCCGTGGTCGGACTGCTCCACCGCAACCAGGTGTGGCACGCCTGGCTCTTCCGCGCCACCGAGTTCTGCTGGTCGGCGGTCGAGTCGCTGGAGACCTCGCACCCGTACGAGATCGAGGCCGCCGTCGCCTTCCTCGACGGGGTCCCCGACCGGTCGCGGGCCCAGGCGGTGGCCGACCGGCTCGGGCGCCTGGTGCGGGAGCAGCGGCTGGCGGTCCTGGACCCCGAGCGCCTCGACGAGTTCCCGGTGGCACCGGGGTACGCGCCGGGCGAGCACCATTTCCCGTACGACTACGCGCGCGTGCCGGACTCGCTGGCCCGCCGCTGGTTCACGGACGAGGAGATGGGGCGCTCCCTCGACCACCTCGCCGCCC harbors:
- a CDS encoding sensor histidine kinase; its protein translation is MALPFRVRGRRVSPRAADATVALVVTLVVVVWTLVSARYASEPVARTVVGWALIAIGCGALYFRRRVPVTVAVVTLLACAVYYPVSMQDGPLMIAFALALYTTAAEGRFAAAVALAAITLLAVGLGEIRQEPGRRQIDDTSLAMLSGWLISLVAVGRAQRTRLAYLHEVEQRALAAEREQEARARQSATEERLRIARELHDVLGHSISLINVQSGAVLHRLGKKPEPGVALAAAEEALEAVKATSKDALRELRATLGVLRQADESAPTSPTSGLALLGELVERARSTGLDVRTELSGTPVPLAPPVDLAAYRIVQESLTNVTRHSGARTATVALDWRTDELRLRIEDDGEGAPEERPQGSGIRGMAERARAFGGELTARSTAEGFRVDARLPLGTPPSAISKGDLR
- a CDS encoding cytochrome ubiquinol oxidase subunit I — translated: MNPDVLDLARLQFALTAGGHFLFVALTLGLATVVAVIQTVATIGRKPLHARMVRFWGQLYVINYAVGIVTGIVMEFQFGMSWSGLTHYAGNVFGASLAVETIVAFFVESTFLGLWIFGWHRFNRWVHLAMIWVVTLTAYLSAYWILVSNGFLNHPVGHRTEGGKLVLDDPVAVLTNPSALQAFGHILAGALLTAGFFVAGVSAYHLFRRSPEWEFFGKSLRIGVFLAFPALMVTAVFGDIQFAALRTLQPMKSAVFSQKTAEIAQLQADMVARFGPGEYVPSEAWTRGGGLVMLICFALMMYFTFAGVILACFKKVVFRFRLWHLALMAAVPLPYLAMISGWVFREAGRQPWVVYGLLKTEDAVSGLSPGAMRASLIVFTTLYALLVVLNAWLLARYARRGPAADSGLGHDDRAADENPADSLPATSY
- a CDS encoding cytochrome d ubiquinol oxidase subunit II yields the protein MTSLDILAIALLAFFATGYFVLAGADIGTGMLTPYLGRTDHERRLVITSFAPFFLGNEVWLIATAGVLVGCFPDLEGELLSGQFAVLVPLLTGWIVRDIGLWSRGRGPGPRWRALCDGAVVCGSWTVAPAWGWLLAGLLTGTPYEAATGPTAILTALAVAALFAAHGLGFATLRLTGLPYERARLLVGRTGSWQSFALTAVLLGALPALAGSTLPLTEHAADGATLALLVPALLVLTPLLVAAQVWTWRTFRHRVTRPSYL
- a CDS encoding AI-2E family transporter; amino-acid sequence: MPRWLPRALVLALALYACFQLGSWAFHQLIGLLVNILLAFFLALAIEPAVGRMAARGMRRGLATFLVFLTVMVVSVGFVVLLGSMLAGQIVDMVENFPKYLDSLINWINQTFHTELSRVEVQDSVLRSDWLRKYVQNSATGVLDVSATVLGGLFKLLTIFLFSFYFAADGPRLRRALCSVLPPARQTEVLRAWEIAVDKTGGYLYSRGLMALISGVAHFILLEFLGVPYAPALAVWVGLVSQFIPTIGTYLAGALPMLIAFTENPWYALWVLVFVVVYQQFENYILQPKLTSKTVDIHPAVAFGSVIAGTALLGAVGALIAIPAVATLQGFLGAYVKRYDVTDDPRVHGHRRYGEAVVARLQKALQHKKEQGEQAPPPEGGA
- a CDS encoding DUF3046 domain-containing protein — translated: MRLTIFWERMADHFGGAYAESFARDHVMSELGGRTVREALDAGWEAKDVWRAVCAAVDVPADKR
- a CDS encoding nucleotidyltransferase domain-containing protein, which codes for MNQNPVDQARRLVRDRFPEALAVVLAGSTATGRDTAGSDLDIAVLIEDGGESCRETIRFEGRVVELFVHTWAGLVELFATDAAARRGVLQSMYATGLVLLDSNGAAGRARSLAEEGLRTGPPALDPATVETRRYGLTDALDDLVDAADRIEALAVAGFVLGTAADLLCDHHRAWIGGGKWLPRRLMEADPERGAALLEGHLRLCESGDPTALLDATSEILDLAGGPLREGYRRTWNGAIDSVAAARR
- a CDS encoding response regulator; protein product: MIRVVLADDQTLVRAGFRSILADEDDIEVVGEAADGEQAIALARELRPDVVLMDIRMPGLDGLEATRRITADPRLEGVRVVILTTFDVDDYVYGALRAGASGFLVKDTEPMELLHGVRVVARGDALIAPAVTRRLIAEFAGRSRQPDPSPRLNALTEREREVMGLVGAGLSNDEIARRLVLSPATAKTHVSRIMTKLDVRDRAQLVILAYESGMITPGWLT
- the recA gene encoding recombinase RecA is translated as MEPMAGTDREKALDAALAQIERQFGKGAVMRMGDRTQEPIEVISTGSTALDIALGVGGLPRGRVVEIYGPESSGKTTLTLHAVANAQKAGGQVAFVDAEHALDPEYAKKLGVDIDNLILSQPDNGEQALEIVDMLVRSGALDLIVIDSVAALVPRAEIEGEMGDSHVGLQARLMSQALRKITSALNQSKTTAIFINQLREKIGVMFGSPETTTGGRALKFYASVRLDIRRIETLKDGTDAVGNRTRVKVVKNKVAPPFKQAEFDILYGQGISREGGLIDMGVEHGFVRKAGAWYTYEGDQLGQGKENARNFLKDNPDLADEIEKKIKEKLGVGVRPGAAPAEAGADAAGGTEAAATDEAAKTAPAAKATKATKAPAAKS
- a CDS encoding DUF6191 domain-containing protein, which translates into the protein MEFAVFVTLPGLVILLTVVAFADQLLLRAGRAGALPWRNSARQGQISATRFEQLHANFSPGKQNELKERQSALLMRDDEEDGAPPNRTTVDLDGGVAVVRMPPSGAHPARSTPPVSSWNTSGQER
- a CDS encoding MMPL family transporter, translating into MTVTRESAPPTTRRGSVFERLATFSYRHRWSAVLLWIVVVAAATGASTAVGSAYHNDFSLPGTDSQAARTVLESHGSAQATDATLQIVVKDEKGVREKTVHARVEGLLDRVEGLPGVTDVRGPYEDGAAVSADGTVGYATVTLDGEAANTDRTEVLKIIETVRAAQGDGLTAAVGGDAARGAEEGGGGAAEGAGMLGALVILVFLFGSLVAASLPVVTAVFAVGSSIGLIALASHLADVADFTPPVMMLVGLGVGIDYALLIFSRYRGELLQGAEPEQATRTSLDAAGRTVFFAGCTVIIALMGLVALGLGSLQGVALAVALTVLVTMAASLTLLPALLGIFGRRIQRQVAGRAAKAESRGRVEGARWRSWATAVQKRPWAALLVSVAALGALAAPALDLRLGFADAGNDAPAKSSRQAYDLLAEGFGPGFNGPLIVVVDSSAGGGERGEGGERAGNELRRVLENTDGIAAATAPIPTKDAAVSTVIAFPDSAPQAEATSELVDRLRSDVLPPLERTTGADLLVGGPTAATEDFASTVSDRMPLFVAIVVGLSALLLLLVFRSVLIPVKAAVLNLVSIGAALGVITLVFQHGWFGVQPGPIEAFIPVMIFAIVFGLSMDYEVFLLSRIHEEWERTKDPQGAVREGLAATGKVITAAAAIMIVVFAAFVLSPDRMLQQFGLGLAVAILLDAVVIRCLIVPAVMQLLGRRAWWLPAPLRRILPEVRLEHH